Part of the Atribacteraceae bacterium genome, CGAACAGAACCAGGGACAGTACAGGAAAGTCAGGGTTCAAACCGGTATCCCGCTCCGCGCACGGTCACAATATGCTCGCTGCGAACGCCCAGTTTTTTCCGGATGTTGGCGATATAAACGTCGACGGTCCGGTCGGTGATGAACTCGTCATTTCCCCAGATGCGGTTAAGCACCGTTTCCCGGCTGATGATCTTCCCCTTGTTCCGGGCCAGGAGTTCAATGATTTTGAACTCCCGCCAGGAAAAGGCGAAAACTTCCCCCTCGACCGTGACGGACAGTTCGTCGCCGTTGAGCAGAAAAATACCGGCTTTCAGGAGGCTTCCCCTATCGTATTCCCGGAGGACGGCTCTCCGGGTGACTGCCTTAATCCGGGCCAGGAGTTCCCGGGGATGAAAGGGTTTGGTGACGTAGTCATCAGCCCCCACCTCAAGCCCCAGCACCACGTCGATGGGGTCGTCCTTGGCCGTGAGCATGATCACGGGGACGGTCCGCAGGCGCTCGTCCTGCTTCAGATACCGGCAGACGTCCACCCCCTGGACGCCGGGGAGCATCAAATCCAGGATAACCAGGTCCGGATAGGCCTTGGACACCGCTTCCAGGAAGCTCTCCCCGGATAAGAAGTGCTGGACCGCGTACCCTTCCTTATCCAAAAAATATTTGACGAAACCGGCGACATCCTTTTCATCTTCCACGATAAAGACAACCGGTTTACGGTCCGCCACAGATCCGTTCACAGTTTGCTTCCTCACCTCTCTTGACCCCGCACCCGGTTTATCAGGGCTATGGTGTAGCGATGCGCGGCAGGGGCTTTGGGCCGCGCCCGACCGAAAACCCCTGCCCTCGTTCAACCCTCCTGATTTACAACTATTGTAACGGAATAAACCCTTCTTCGGCAACAATGCGCTGGCCTTCCGGACTCAGGATGAAATCGATGAACCGCCTGAGTGCTCCTTCCGGTTCGCCGGCCACGTAATAGAACAGGCCGCGGGCGATCGGGTAATCACCGTCAAGCACGTTTTCCATAACCGGATCTACACCGTCGACCCGCAGGGCTTTGACCGCCTCGGTCACATACCCCATACCGAGGTAGCCGATGGCATGAGGATTACCGGTCACTTCCGCCCGGATACCGGCGTTGGAGGGGAGGCGCAGGGCGATGGGGGTCAACTCTTTGCCTCTCAGGACGTGCTCATTCCAAACTTCGAAGGTACCGGAGGCGGTATCGCGGGAAATGATGACCATCTCCTTGTCCCAGCCATTCAGTTCTTTCCAGTGGGTCAATTCTCCCATATAGATCTTCTGGAGAGTATCGATGGAAATATCTTCCAGAGGATTACTGGGATGGACTACGGCGGACAGGGCGTCCTTGGCGATTTCGATTTTGACAATGTTGATGCCCCGTTCAGTAGCTTTGTCGATCTCACTTTGCCTGATTTTCCGGGAGGACTGAGCTATCGTAGCGATCCCGTCGACCAGAGCGGTGATCCCTATACCCGACCCGCCGCCGGAAACGGTGATAGCGACATCGGGATTAAGGTCCATGAATGCCTCAGCCAAAATCTGGGAAATGGGCAATACGGTGGTGGATCCGGAAATATCGATGGACTCCTGGGCTCCGGCGAACGGGGATCCAGCCAACAAGCTGACGATAAACACCAACAGGAATGCGGACTTTTTCATAAAGTAAAACCCCCTTTTCTATAAATCGAACTAAAGACATGGTAAGATAAAATCATTAAAGGGGTATTCAGAGAATGTTAAAGTTTTTTAACATATCTTTAACCGGTTAAAAAGGTCCGCCGGTTATACTGGAACCAGGCGGTGGACATGACCCTGTCGGCTATCCCGCAGGGGTGTGACCTATTAGCTCGACTGATCATCAGAATAAGGGAGGTTATACACTTGAAGCAAACTCTGGGACTGATTGTGGGAAATCGGGGGTTCTTCCCGGCCGAGTTGGCCCGGGACGGACGGAAAAAGATGCTCTCTCTGCTCACCGGCTGGGGATACGATGTGGTCTGCCTCTCCCCGGAAGACACCAGGTACGGGGCGGTGGAAACCGCCGATGACGCCCGGAAATGCGCGGAACTTTTCGACGAGCACCGTAAGACGATCTCGGGGGTGGTGGTCGCTCTCCCCAATTTCGGCGACGAAAAGGCCATCGCCCACACCCTGCGCCAGTCCGGGCTCAATGTTCCGGTGCTGGTCCAGGCCTTCCCCGATGATCCCTCCACCATGACCATCGAGAGCCGCCGGGACAGCTTCTGTGGAAAGTTGTCGGTCTGCAGCAATCTCAGGCAATTCGGCATCCCCTTTTCCCTGACCGGGGAACACACCGTGCACCCGGACTCGGAGATTTTCGCCGGCGACATCGCCTGGTTTTCCGCCGTCTGCCGGGTGGTCAACGGCTTCAAGAATCTAAAAGCAGGGGCGATCGGTGCCCGACCAAACGCCTTCAATACGGTCCGCTTCTCGGAAAAAATTCTGGAAAGCTTCGGTATCTCTGTGGAAACCGCCGATCTGTCGGAAATCATCGGTCAGGCCAACCGCCTGGCGGATAGTGAGGCAAAGGTCACCGGCAAACTGGCGGAAATCAAAGCCTATATTCCCAGCGAGGGAGTCCCCGAAGCATCGCTTACGAAGATGGCCAAGCTGGCCGTGGTCCTTGACGAGTGGATCGCCGCCAGCGGGGTGAAGCTCTTTGCCTTCCAGTGCTGGACGTCGATCCAGAAAAATTACGGGATCATGCCCTGTACGGTAATGAGTATGTTCAGTGAAAAATTACTTCCCGCCGCCTGCGAGGTGGACCTGACCGGCGGATTGGGCATGTACGCCCTGCAG contains:
- a CDS encoding response regulator transcription factor, which gives rise to MNGSVADRKPVVFIVEDEKDVAGFVKYFLDKEGYAVQHFLSGESFLEAVSKAYPDLVILDLMLPGVQGVDVCRYLKQDERLRTVPVIMLTAKDDPIDVVLGLEVGADDYVTKPFHPRELLARIKAVTRRAVLREYDRGSLLKAGIFLLNGDELSVTVEGEVFAFSWREFKIIELLARNKGKIISRETVLNRIWGNDEFITDRTVDVYIANIRKKLGVRSEHIVTVRGAGYRFEP
- a CDS encoding PstS family phosphate ABC transporter substrate-binding protein, producing the protein MKKSAFLLVFIVSLLAGSPFAGAQESIDISGSTTVLPISQILAEAFMDLNPDVAITVSGGGSGIGITALVDGIATIAQSSRKIRQSEIDKATERGINIVKIEIAKDALSAVVHPSNPLEDISIDTLQKIYMGELTHWKELNGWDKEMVIISRDTASGTFEVWNEHVLRGKELTPIALRLPSNAGIRAEVTGNPHAIGYLGMGYVTEAVKALRVDGVDPVMENVLDGDYPIARGLFYYVAGEPEGALRRFIDFILSPEGQRIVAEEGFIPLQ
- a CDS encoding L-fucose/L-arabinose isomerase family protein codes for the protein MKQTLGLIVGNRGFFPAELARDGRKKMLSLLTGWGYDVVCLSPEDTRYGAVETADDARKCAELFDEHRKTISGVVVALPNFGDEKAIAHTLRQSGLNVPVLVQAFPDDPSTMTIESRRDSFCGKLSVCSNLRQFGIPFSLTGEHTVHPDSEIFAGDIAWFSAVCRVVNGFKNLKAGAIGARPNAFNTVRFSEKILESFGISVETADLSEIIGQANRLADSEAKVTGKLAEIKAYIPSEGVPEASLTKMAKLAVVLDEWIAASGVKLFAFQCWTSIQKNYGIMPCTVMSMFSEKLLPAACEVDLTGGLGMYALQLASGTPSALVDWNNNYGDDPDKAVLFHCSNYPRSLLENPRMGFGDILSSSAVSKDQAYGTCYGTIPAGPATLARLATDDTTGGITAYIAEGEILPERIDTFGGIGIVDIPELQDLLNHLCEGGFEHHVALNLSYSGDVLNEAFQKYLGFDTYFHGPLDMV